Proteins from a genomic interval of Zonotrichia leucophrys gambelii isolate GWCS_2022_RI chromosome 5, RI_Zleu_2.0, whole genome shotgun sequence:
- the NAA30 gene encoding N-alpha-acetyltransferase 30 isoform X3, with amino-acid sequence MAEVPPGPSSVLSPQGDTLSPFPGGGGGGAASSSSSSAASYAAAAAACTGAQDEEAEEEEEEEEGPAGGREQQQQRGGGGGSDGGKGGPQHRHHHRHHHHPPHHNHQLNGLISPELRHLRASLKGKILGSEAGAAPEGLENKRASKTMGSGQQQSSPPSAAPCSSPHANHLPPQGRTAPSPPPSPPAKGDKSQPAATTTAAAAAKTAARNGLAGETGLEEEEQEEGDEGGEEEEESLQLLSGSLEAACSLKSSGTDCQPEEDLTIRYVQYESELQMPDIMRLITKDLSEPYSIYTYRYFIHNWPQLCFLAMVGEECVGAIVCKLDMHKKMFRRGYIAMLAVDSKYRRKGIGTNLVKKAIYAMVEGDCDEDFF; translated from the exons ATGGCCGAGGTACCGCCGGGGCCTAGCAGCGTCCTGTCCCCGCAGGGGGACACGCTCTCCCCCTTCcccggaggaggaggagggggagctgcttcctcctcctcctcctccgccgccTCCtatgccgccgccgccgccgcctgcACCGGCGCCCAGGACGAGGAGGccgaagaggaggaggaggaagaggagggaccCGCGGGCGGacgagagcagcagcagcagcgaggaggaggaggaggaagcgaCGGCGGCAAGGGGGGCCCGCAGCACCGCCACCACCAccgccaccaccaccaccccccgCACCACAACCACCAGCTCAACGGCCTCATCAGCCCCGAGCTGCGGCACCTGCGGGCCTCCCTCAAGGGCAAGATCCTCGGCTCGGAGGCAGGGGCGGCCCCCGAGGGGCTGGAGAACAAGCGAGCCAGCAAAACAATGGGCTCCGGACAGCAGCAGTCGTCGCCCCCCAGCGCAGCGCCCTGCTCGTCCCCCCACGCCAaccacctccctccccagggaaggactgcaccctctcctcctccttctcccccgGCTAAAGGGGACAAGAGCCAGCCTGCTGCCACAACcacggctgctgctgctgctaagaCTGCAGCCCGCAATGGGCTGGCAGGAGAGACTGGcttggaggaggaagagcaggaggagggggatgaaggaggggaggaggaggaggagtccCTGCAGCTACTCTCCGGGTCCTTAGAAGCAGCGTGCAGTTTGAAAAGCTCGGGAACGGACTGTCAGCCCGAGGAGGACCTAACGATACGATACGTCCAGTATGAGTCAGAGCTGCAGATGCCCGATATCATGAGACTGATCACCAAAGATCTGTCTGAACCCTACTCCATTTACACATATAGGTATTTTATCCACAACTGGCCACAACTTTGCTTTTTG GCCATGGTAGGGGAGGAGTGTGTAGGTGCCATCGTCTGCAAGCTGGATATGCACAAAAAGATGTTCCGCAGAGGTTATATAGCCATGTTAGCAGTGGATTccaaatacagaagaaaaggaattg GTACAAACTTGGTTAAGAAAGCTATTTATGCTATGGTTGAAGGAGATTGTGATGAG gattttttttag